One Spea bombifrons isolate aSpeBom1 chromosome 1, aSpeBom1.2.pri, whole genome shotgun sequence DNA window includes the following coding sequences:
- the F2RL3 gene encoding proteinase-activated receptor 4: protein MMGSSDLLRPFYILLLFLTHLGISVSNVDYDDYDNEDHSNETETSENILCPRSFPGEFILKENKTFLVISTSSRAHLKSHITVVLIPSIYTIVFLVGLPSNALALWILATKVKKMTSTIFLMNLAAADLLIILLLPFKISYYFLGNNWIFGEVMCRAFTSIYYGNMYCSVLLLMSISVDRYLAVVHPFFSRTFRNKVFATGMCFTSWIIAILSILPLATIRQSYPLADTELTVCHDVLPRKEQAEYLFYYFMSLIVMCFLLPLGIIMFCYASVIRSLMLSGDKYAYAVKLTTLVLIIVVVLLTPSNVVLLLHYSEYCLHTYGDLYSVYMICLAISSINSCVDPFVYYYVSEEFREKVMHQFRKSSKMSVTSLKTSKEVLPVSYSHSHSVL, encoded by the exons ATGATGGGATCATCAGACCTCCTGCGGCCATTCTACATTCTCCTGCTGTTCTTGACACACCTAGGGATATCTGTGTCCAATGTGGACTATGATG ATTACGACAATGAAGACCACTCAAACGAGACAGAAACTTCTGAAAACATTCTGTGCCCACGGTCATTCCCAGGTGAATTTATCTTGAAAGAGAACAAGACTTTCTTGGTGATCTCCACATCCTCCAGGGCACACCTGAAAAGCCATATCACGGTGGTGCTGATACCTTCAATCTACACTATAGTGTTCTTGGTGGGATTGCCTTCTAATGCCCTTGCTCTGTGGATTTTGGCAACCAAGGTCAAGAAGATGACCTCCACAATATTTCTGATGAACCTGGCAGCTGCAGATCTACTGATCATTCTTCTTCTGCCATTTAAGATATCATACTACTTTCTTGGTAACAACTGGATCTTTGGGGAGGTGATGTGCAGGGCTTTTACTAGCATCTACTATGGCAACATGTACTGCTCAGTATTGCTTCTCATGAGCATTAGTGTGGATCGTTATTTGGCAGTGGTCCATCCTTTCTTTTCCAGGACATTTAGAAACAAAGTTTTTGCCACTGGCATGTGTTTTACCTCTTGGATAATTGCAATTTTGTCCATTCTACCTTTGGCAACCATTCGACAGTCCTATCCTCTGGCAGACACTGAACTTACTGTGTGCCATGATGTCCTGCCTAGAAAAGAGCAGGctgaatatttgttttattatttcatgtcCCTCATTGTTATGTGTTTTCTTCTCCCCCTGGGCATTATCATGTTTTGTTATGCATCTGTAATCCGCTCTCTGATGCTGAGTGGGGATAAATATGCCTATGCTGTCAAATTGACCACCCTTGTTCTGATCATTGTGGTCGTCTTATTGACTCCCAGCAATGTGGTGCTACTTTTACACTACTCTGAGTACTGTCTTCATACGTATGGGGACCTCTACTCGGTTTACATGATATGTCTGGCCATCAGCTCTATAAACAGTTGTGTAGATCCCTTTGTATATTACTATGTCTCTGAAGAGTTTCGGGAAAAGGTGATGCATCAGTTTCGGAAAAGCTCCAAAATGTCAGTTACTTCACTCAAGACTTCCAAAGAAGTCCTCCCTGTCAGCTATTCCCACTCTCACTCTGTGCTTTGA